A single Mastomys coucha isolate ucsf_1 chromosome X, UCSF_Mcou_1, whole genome shotgun sequence DNA region contains:
- the P2ry4 gene encoding P2Y purinoceptor 4, with the protein MTSAESLLFTSLGPSSSSGDGDCRFNEEFKFILLPVSYAVVFVLGLALNAPTLWLFLFRLRPWDATATYMFHLALSDTLYVLSLPTLVYYYAARNHWPFGTGLCKFVRFLFYWNLYCSVLFLTCISVHRYLGICHPLRAIRWGRPRFASLLCLGVWLVVAGCLVPNLFFVTTNANGTTILCHDTTLPEEFDHYVYFSSAVMVLLFGLPFLITLVCYGLMARRLYRPLPGAGQSSSRLRSLRTIAVVLTVFAVCFVPFHITRTIYYLARLLKAECQVLNIVNVVYKVTRPLASANSCLDPVLYLFTGDKYRNQLWQLCRGSTPKPRTTASSLALVTLHEESISRWADTHQDSIFPAYEGDRL; encoded by the coding sequence ATGACCAGTGCAGAATCCTTGCTATTCACATCACTAGGTCCCAGCTCAAGTTCTGGAGATGGTGATTGTAGGTTTAATGaagagttcaagttcatcctgtTGCCTGTGAGCTATGCAGTTGTCTTTGTGCTGGGCCTGGCCCTCAATGCCCCAACCCTCTGGCTGTTCCTCTTCCGCCTTCGACCCTGGGATGCAACAGCCACTTACATGTTCCATTTGGCATTGTCAGACACCTTGTATGTGCTATCACTGCCCACCCTCGTCTACTACTATGCTGCCAGAAACCACTGGCCCTTTGGCACTGGCCTCTGCAAGTTCGTccgctttctcttctattggaacCTCTACTGCAGTGTCCTTTTCCTCACCTGCATCAGTGTGCACCGCTACCTGGGTATCTGCCACCCACTGCGGGCAATACGCTGGGGCCGCCCTCGATTTGCAAGTCTTCTCTGCCTAGGTGTTTGGTTGGTAGTAGCTGGCTGCCTCGTGCCCAACCTCTTCTTTGTGACAACCAATGCCAATGGAACCACCATCCTGTGCCATGACACTACTctgccagaggagtttgaccacTACGTATACTTCAGTTCGGCGGTCATGGTGCTGCTCTTTGGCTTGCCCTTCTTGATCACTCTGGTCTGCTATGGACTCATGGCCCGGCGGCTGTATCGACCTTTGCCAGGAGCTGGACAGTCATCTTCTCGGCTCCGTTCTCTCCGCACCATTGCTGTGGTGCTGACTGTCTTTGCTGTCTGCTTTGTGCCTTTCCACATCACCCGCACAATTTATTACCTGGCAAGACTGTTGAAAGCTGAATGCCAGGTGCTGAACATTGTCAATGTGGTTTACAAAGTGACTCGTCCCCTGGCCAGTGCTAATAGCTGTCTTGATCCAGTGCTCTATCTGTTTACCGGGGACAAGTATCGAAACCAGCTCTGGCAGCTATGCAGAGGTAGCACACCGAAGCCCCGAACAACTGCCTCCTCCCTGGCATTGGTGACCCTACATGAGGAAAGCATCAGCAGGTGGGCAGACACCCACCAAGACAGCATCTTCCCCGCTTATGAGGGTGACAGATTGTAA